In Humulus lupulus chromosome 6, drHumLupu1.1, whole genome shotgun sequence, a single genomic region encodes these proteins:
- the LOC133785013 gene encoding uncharacterized protein LOC133785013, protein MVLGANPPFDVFEGFIKRMWGKLGIERIARLNAGHTLVKFRDEVTRDLVLENGVLHFDRKLVIVRPWTTELDHLRMVKSVPVWVRLPGLGLQYWGTKCLSALVSTLGKPILVDKFLNERGQLMEQFVEFEWLPTQCKICKVFGHTESSCNKKKKVVWRPKDQTANGANLDKSMEEINLGKSEFQKDASSSVQSNVAGFKSTLPDSALEVSHVQPNTEVIVVATNQDSKVDQGADDRVSDNNVEHEGEWITPRKVGGKKLMASKAQNKLKNAYNALLDKRLEGSKLDLSNKKSNGGVPNS, encoded by the exons ATGGTTTTAGGAGCTAATCCCCCTTTTGACGTTTTTGAAGGTTTCATAAAGAGAATGTGGGGAAAACTGGGTATCGAGAGAATAGCGAGATTAAATGCAGGCCATACGCTGGTTAAATTCAGGGATGAAGTGACTAGAGACTTGGTGTTAGAAAATGGGGTTTTGCATTTTGATAGAAAACTTGTTATAGTTAGGCCATGGACCACTGAGTTAGATCATTTGAGGATGGTTAAATCGGTTCCGGTATGGGTGAGACTGCCTGGTTTGGGGTTACAGTATTGGGGAACCAAGTGTTTGAGTGCTTTAGTTAGCACTCTTGGGAAACCAATTCTTGTTGATAAG TTTTTGAATGAAAGAGGGCAATTAATGGAGCAATTTGTTGAGTTTGAATGGCTGCCCACACAGTGTAAGATCTGCAAGGTGTTTGGCCATACTGAATCTTCTTGTAATAAGAAAAAAAAGGTTGTTTGGAGGCCAAAAGATCAGACAGCTAATGGAGCTAACTTGGACAAATCGATGGAAGAGATAAATCTGGGCAAATCTGAGTTTCAGAAGGATGCCAGTTCTTCAGTGCAGAGTAATGTAGCTGGTTTCAAGTCTACACTGCCTGACAGTGCTTTGGAGGTTTCACATGTTCAGCCGAATACAGAGGTTATTGTGGTAGCTACTAATCAAGATTCCAAGGTTGATCAGGGGGCTGATGACAGAGTTTCAGACAACAATGTAGAGCATGAAGGGGAATGGATCACACCTAGGAAAGTCGGTGGGAAGAAATTGATGGCTTCTAAGGCTCAGAACAAGTTGAAAAATGCATATAATGCCCTACTAGACAAGAGATTGGAGGGTTCGAAATTGGATTTGAGTAACAAAAAATCAAATGGGGGAGTTCCAAATTCTTAG